GCGGCTGGTCCCGCGCGGAACGGTGGGGGGGCGGATGGCCACGACAAAGAACCCTCGCTCCATGAGGCCTGCGCTGACCGTCAGCGCCCGCGCCGCCGAACCGATCATCACCGGGCAGATCTGGCTGGCGGACTGTCCGGTGTCAATGCCCATCGCCGCCAGGCCCGAGCGAAGCTGCCCCCCCAGCGCCAGCAGCGTCGTCCGCCGCTGCGGCTGCGACTCCACGATGTCCAGCGCCGCGATCGCCGCGGCACAGATCATCGCCGGAAGGGCGGTGGTGTAGATGTACGCGCGGCCGGTGTTGCGGATGGTGTCGATCAACTCGGCGCGCCCGGCGACGAACCCGCCCATGGCGCCCAGGGCCTTGCTGAGCGTTCCAACGGTGGCGTCCACGTGCTCCTCGACGCCCAGGGCCTCGGCAACGCCGCGCCCGCGCGGGCCGATCACGCCGGTGGCGTGGGCTTCGTCAACCAGAAGCTGCGCGTCGTAGCGGACCTTGAGCTCGACAAGCTGCGCCAGCGGGGCCAGGTCGCCGTCCATCGAGAAGAGCGAGTCGGTGGCGATGAGGCACCGCCCGTGCCCGCCGCGATGCTTCTTGAGAAGGCCTTCCAGGCGGTCGAGGTCCGCATGGAGATAGCATCGCATCGTTGCCCCGCTCGAGCGGGCCGCGTCGAGAATGCTGGCGTGGTTGAGCTTGTCGCACAGCACCAGGTCGCCCGGTCCGGCTAGCGCATGCACCGCGACGTGATTGGCCATCCATCCGGTGCTGGTCACCAGGGCGCCCGCGACGCCCTTGAATGCCGCCAGCCGCTCCTCAAGCTGCACGTGCAACGCCGTAGTCCCGCTGACCAGGCGGCTGGCGCCGGTCCCCACGCCCCATCGCTGCAGCGCCTCCTGGGCGGCCGCTCGAACCGCCGGGTCATTGGCCAGTCCGAGATAGTCGTTGCTGCACAGACACAGCAGCGTCCGCCCCGCCACGCTGATGCGGGGTCCTGCCGCGGAGTCGAGGATCACCGCCCGGCGCAACAGATTGTTGGCCGCCAGATCCTCGAGCATCTTGCGCATATCCAGCCAGACGTCCATTACAGTATTGTACAACGGATGTGGACATTGTGGACCCTGCGGACCAAGTGGACGCCCACGCCGTCCACACTGTCGGGTGGCATGGCGACACGCGCAGCGGGTCGCCATGGTCGCACACCCGAGCACGACGAGCCCGTGCTGCTTCGAACTTCGAACTTCGATCTCCGAACTAAATGCAGTATGATTCCGTGCCTTATGAAATACGCC
The genomic region above belongs to Planctomycetaceae bacterium and contains:
- the bioF gene encoding 8-amino-7-oxononanoate synthase; this encodes MDVWLDMRKMLEDLAANNLLRRAVILDSAAGPRISVAGRTLLCLCSNDYLGLANDPAVRAAAQEALQRWGVGTGASRLVSGTTALHVQLEERLAAFKGVAGALVTSTGWMANHVAVHALAGPGDLVLCDKLNHASILDAARSSGATMRCYLHADLDRLEGLLKKHRGGHGRCLIATDSLFSMDGDLAPLAQLVELKVRYDAQLLVDEAHATGVIGPRGRGVAEALGVEEHVDATVGTLSKALGAMGGFVAGRAELIDTIRNTGRAYIYTTALPAMICAAAIAALDIVESQPQRRTTLLALGGQLRSGLAAMGIDTGQSASQICPVMIGSAARALTVSAGLMERGFFVVAIRPPTVPRGTSRLRISLSTAHSAQDVSGLIEAIGAVTAGSAVLP